The proteins below are encoded in one region of Aquisphaera giovannonii:
- a CDS encoding tetratricopeptide repeat protein, which yields MIGPRPRRPRRRTDRPTRGGRAPRPGWSALLLVAAGLSLDAATSSDARARGPAGPDPTRLGWEASGMWESRASSLLVDYYEAFLRDRNIDDFRDRVMARYAEATLGRVLLTSPNILARRGAVLALGIFGHFEASNEPLGRALADADSVVRNMAESALWAVWFRADSEENGRVLERVRRLLNDHNAEQAADLASKLIARAPRLAEAYNQRAIARFLQGRFADSAEDCSRTLQLNPYHFGALSGLAQCQIQLGEPRQALQTFRRALKVQPHSASIRDAIQVLEAQIGTDEPR from the coding sequence ATGATCGGGCCCCGCCCCCGACGGCCCCGCCGCCGGACCGATCGCCCCACCCGCGGCGGTCGTGCGCCCCGGCCGGGCTGGTCGGCCCTGCTCCTCGTCGCGGCCGGGCTCTCCCTGGACGCCGCGACGTCGTCCGATGCCCGCGCGCGGGGTCCGGCCGGGCCCGACCCGACGCGCCTGGGCTGGGAGGCTTCCGGCATGTGGGAATCCCGAGCGAGCTCGCTGCTGGTCGACTACTACGAGGCCTTCCTCCGCGACCGCAACATCGACGACTTCCGCGACCGCGTCATGGCCCGGTACGCCGAGGCCACCCTCGGCCGCGTCCTGCTCACCTCCCCGAACATCCTCGCCCGCCGCGGCGCCGTGCTCGCCCTGGGCATCTTCGGCCACTTCGAGGCGAGCAACGAGCCGCTCGGGCGGGCGCTGGCCGACGCCGATTCGGTGGTGCGGAACATGGCGGAGAGCGCCCTCTGGGCCGTCTGGTTCCGCGCCGATTCGGAGGAGAACGGCCGCGTCCTGGAGCGCGTCCGCCGGCTCCTCAACGACCACAACGCGGAGCAGGCGGCGGACCTGGCCTCCAAGCTGATCGCCCGCGCGCCGCGGCTCGCCGAGGCGTACAACCAGCGGGCCATCGCCCGCTTCCTCCAGGGCCGCTTCGCGGACAGCGCCGAGGACTGCTCCCGGACCCTCCAGCTCAATCCGTACCATTTCGGCGCCCTGTCGGGCCTGGCCCAGTGCCAGATCCAGCTCGGCGAGCCCCGCCAGGCACTCCAGACCTTCCGCCGCGCCCTCAAGGTCCAGCCGCACAGCGCCTCGATCCGCGATGCCATCCAGGTCCTGGAGGCCCAGATCGGCACCGACGAGCCGCGTTGA
- a CDS encoding biotin--[acetyl-CoA-carboxylase] ligase: protein MATSPPPGRPALNVPLLRRLRAAAGGHVPLAELGRDRARVAEDLEALGRFGFQIEDHPYLGVAYRGPSPRLCPDQIEHELPARRIGRRIAVWNRVTSTNDVAARAADSPANDGLVVLAEEQTAGRGQRGRSWTAPAGSSILMSALLFPPPRLTSGPDGSGGPAGNAWLTALAAVATAELVAACTGRPARIKWPNDVRVDGRKVAGILVERALPPAGPGGGPSPARPGGVVIGVGLNVSLPAGALPEELRPRVASLDELGAGPDPDRSELARELILGLDRWYDAVSSAGPAGLAAAWSALSEHLGRAVRVSTPDGDVAGRLLGLSLERGLLLEHAGPAGESAVRPVPLACVLGLSDPA from the coding sequence GTGGCGACGAGCCCCCCGCCGGGCCGCCCGGCCCTGAACGTCCCCCTGCTCCGCCGGCTCCGGGCCGCGGCGGGCGGCCACGTGCCGCTCGCGGAGCTCGGCCGGGACCGGGCGCGGGTGGCGGAGGACCTGGAGGCGCTCGGCCGCTTCGGGTTCCAGATCGAGGACCATCCGTACCTGGGCGTCGCGTACCGGGGGCCGTCGCCGCGGCTCTGCCCGGACCAGATCGAGCACGAGCTGCCGGCGCGGCGGATCGGCCGCCGGATCGCGGTCTGGAACCGGGTGACGAGCACCAACGACGTGGCCGCCCGCGCCGCGGACTCGCCCGCCAACGACGGCCTGGTGGTCCTGGCGGAGGAGCAGACCGCCGGCCGGGGCCAGCGGGGCCGGTCGTGGACGGCGCCGGCGGGTTCGTCGATCCTCATGTCGGCCCTCCTCTTCCCGCCGCCGCGGCTGACCTCCGGGCCGGACGGCTCGGGGGGCCCGGCCGGCAACGCCTGGCTGACGGCCCTGGCCGCCGTGGCCACGGCCGAGCTCGTCGCCGCGTGCACCGGCCGCCCCGCCCGGATCAAGTGGCCCAACGACGTCCGCGTGGACGGCCGGAAGGTCGCCGGCATCCTCGTCGAGCGGGCCCTCCCGCCGGCCGGCCCGGGCGGGGGCCCTTCGCCGGCCAGGCCCGGCGGCGTCGTCATCGGCGTCGGGCTCAACGTCTCGCTCCCGGCGGGCGCCCTCCCGGAGGAGCTCCGCCCGCGCGTCGCCAGCCTGGATGAGCTCGGCGCCGGGCCGGACCCGGACCGCTCGGAGCTGGCCCGCGAGCTGATCCTGGGCCTGGACCGCTGGTACGACGCGGTCTCCTCGGCCGGGCCCGCCGGGCTCGCCGCCGCGTGGTCCGCGCTCAGCGAGCACCTCGGCCGCGCCGTCCGCGTCTCCACGCCGGACGGCGACGTCGCCGGCCGCCTCCTCGGGCTCAGCCTGGAGCGCGGGCTGCTCCTGGAGCACGCCGGGCCCGCCGGCGAGTCGGCCGTCCGGCCCGTCCCGCTGGCGTGCGTGCTCGGGCTTTCCGATCCGGCGTGA
- a CDS encoding cobyrinic acid a,c-diamide synthase, whose protein sequence is MMSLALMAGLAGSHRRVQHFRTRACPTATELVGQVTGLPGRHLDSWLMPEPVCRALFAGGSRGAQMSIVEGTLDPALAGPACGSSDLPGSLEEVARMLDLPTVAVVAAPDRQAGVLHIPRLPDGIDGVLIDRLADPEDLPRLRRMIRLATGVPVLGALEVLPSVRRLLEGPYRPDYLPESAVEALARNFLRHSSLEAIRDVADGRGPLEAADLLCACGLADCCRCFRVAYAQDEAFGRYFPDTFEALEALGAELVEFSPLRDEALPEGVDLVMIGCGIPDEHAERLSSNLSMMAALRQHVCRGHRIYTEGGGTAYLGRWLVVGGRPYRGAAIFPFTAERTAETTAPTPVSRMLTRDCWLGTAGTTFRGYRSGRWRLTPSHEPLECPGSLGTLCEDGDIYYHHHAVGGLIHLHLGSLPQVVAAFANPHRPSLRRPSVRG, encoded by the coding sequence ATGATGAGCCTCGCCTTGATGGCGGGGCTCGCCGGCTCCCATCGCAGGGTCCAGCACTTCCGGACCAGGGCATGCCCGACGGCGACGGAGCTGGTGGGCCAGGTCACCGGCCTGCCGGGCCGGCACCTGGATTCCTGGCTGATGCCCGAGCCCGTCTGCCGGGCCCTGTTCGCCGGCGGCTCGCGCGGGGCGCAGATGTCGATCGTGGAGGGGACGCTGGATCCGGCGCTCGCCGGCCCGGCCTGCGGGTCGAGCGACCTGCCGGGGAGCCTGGAGGAGGTCGCCCGGATGCTGGACCTCCCGACCGTCGCGGTGGTCGCCGCGCCGGACCGGCAGGCCGGCGTGCTGCACATCCCGAGGCTCCCGGACGGCATCGACGGCGTCCTCATCGACCGGCTGGCCGACCCGGAGGACCTGCCCCGCCTGCGGCGGATGATCCGCCTGGCGACGGGCGTGCCGGTCCTCGGCGCGCTCGAGGTCCTGCCGTCGGTCCGCCGGCTCCTGGAGGGCCCCTATCGGCCCGACTACCTGCCGGAGTCGGCCGTGGAGGCCCTGGCCCGGAACTTCCTGCGGCACTCCTCGCTGGAGGCGATCCGCGACGTGGCCGACGGCCGCGGGCCGCTCGAGGCGGCGGACCTCCTCTGCGCCTGCGGCCTGGCGGACTGCTGCCGCTGCTTCCGCGTCGCCTACGCCCAGGATGAGGCCTTCGGCCGGTACTTCCCGGACACCTTCGAGGCGCTGGAGGCCCTGGGGGCGGAGCTCGTCGAGTTCTCCCCCCTCCGCGACGAGGCCCTGCCCGAGGGGGTGGACCTCGTGATGATCGGCTGCGGCATCCCCGACGAGCACGCCGAGCGGCTCTCGTCCAACCTGAGCATGATGGCGGCCCTGCGGCAGCACGTCTGCCGGGGCCACCGGATCTACACCGAGGGGGGCGGCACCGCGTACCTGGGCCGCTGGCTCGTCGTGGGCGGCCGGCCCTACCGCGGCGCGGCGATCTTCCCGTTCACGGCCGAGCGGACCGCCGAGACGACCGCCCCCACGCCGGTCTCGCGGATGCTGACGCGCGACTGCTGGCTGGGCACCGCGGGGACCACCTTCCGGGGCTACCGGAGCGGCCGGTGGCGGCTGACCCCCAGTCACGAGCCGCTCGAGTGCCCGGGGTCGCTCGGGACGCTCTGCGAGGACGGCGACATCTACTACCACCACCACGCCGTCGGCGGCCTGATCCACCTGCACCTGGGCTCGCTGCCGCAGGTCGTCGCGGCCTTCGCCAACCCCCACCGCCCGAGCCTCCGCCGCCCGTCGGTGCGGGGGTAG
- a CDS encoding M56 family metallopeptidase — protein sequence MEGFLQAVMGNAVAASILALAAAAAGRVDRRPQVAHWLWVLVLLKLLTPPLFVVPLSWPEGERRPAASGAARPDAKPGEGARPEDQAQGASPAPAPASVTMGVGPRAVPAVPASEDVPRRIVAGVPRGLEWYAAIACLGVAATIWLRIGSRCLRFGRLIDACEAAGPDVHAAIAALARGMGIRRPPVVRLCPAAISPSLWGVVTMRLVVPAALWEGLEPERRELLLLHELAHLKRRDHWVRVLEVLAIGLYWWHPAAWWARRAVREAEEYCCDDVVLRMASGRGKAYAHTLLDAIDSLAEAPRLGPQEAIGFVEESQLRRRLVRILGGSGTFRLSRGGSMALAGITAAALGSGPHLPPSPRCYRALDLGSLGGRRTEGIKFGASGEVVGTSETGEVDPRMESMPIVHGFRTSPGQPIDPRTDDLAPRMLAQGPRWVTARPNGINARGQIALSFEEPVHAPHSHYHGFLLDGERLVKLAWTEAQDEQPDAIGINDRGQIVGMGGRLRPSPQPWSQPSPGMERFAFRAPSGRAIDPARDDLGHLGGRDLSRDVLQTMPWAINASGQVVGNSLAPDGWPHAFRTGPDRPIDPETDDLGTLGGNASDARGINDAGQVVGSASIGGVETHAFRTGPNRPIDPATDDLGTLGGYSSAALAINNRGDVVGTSFAEDWKPRAFVYSSGTMIDLNRRTSLEVGWVLTEARDINDRGQILAIAEDGRHDDPTVLPRLRTYVLTPVPDPVPMGVVGLGMVLTASGIGLSRIKK from the coding sequence ATGGAAGGCTTCCTGCAGGCGGTGATGGGCAACGCGGTGGCGGCGTCGATCCTGGCGCTGGCGGCGGCCGCCGCCGGGCGGGTGGACCGGAGGCCGCAGGTCGCGCACTGGCTCTGGGTGCTGGTCCTGCTGAAGCTGCTCACGCCGCCGCTGTTCGTCGTCCCCCTGTCCTGGCCGGAGGGCGAGAGGCGGCCCGCGGCGTCGGGGGCGGCCCGGCCGGACGCGAAGCCCGGTGAAGGCGCACGCCCCGAGGACCAGGCGCAGGGAGCGAGTCCGGCCCCTGCGCCCGCGTCCGTCACGATGGGAGTCGGCCCGCGAGCCGTGCCGGCGGTGCCGGCCTCGGAGGACGTGCCCCGCCGGATCGTCGCGGGGGTGCCGCGAGGGCTCGAATGGTATGCGGCGATCGCGTGCCTCGGCGTCGCCGCCACGATCTGGCTGCGGATCGGCTCGCGATGCCTCCGGTTCGGCCGCCTCATCGACGCCTGCGAGGCTGCGGGACCCGACGTGCATGCGGCGATCGCGGCGCTCGCGCGAGGGATGGGAATCCGCCGGCCGCCGGTCGTCCGCCTCTGCCCCGCGGCCATCTCCCCCTCGCTCTGGGGAGTCGTGACGATGCGCCTGGTCGTGCCTGCGGCCCTGTGGGAGGGCCTGGAACCCGAGCGTCGCGAGCTGCTCCTGCTCCACGAGCTGGCGCACCTGAAGCGTCGGGACCACTGGGTCCGCGTCCTGGAGGTCCTGGCGATCGGCCTCTACTGGTGGCACCCCGCGGCCTGGTGGGCGCGGCGGGCGGTCCGCGAGGCGGAGGAGTATTGCTGCGACGACGTGGTGCTCCGGATGGCCTCGGGCCGCGGGAAAGCCTATGCCCACACCCTGCTCGACGCGATCGATTCCCTTGCGGAAGCCCCCCGGCTCGGGCCGCAGGAGGCCATCGGCTTCGTGGAGGAGTCCCAGCTCCGGCGGCGCCTGGTCCGCATCCTCGGCGGCTCCGGCACCTTCCGCCTCTCGAGGGGCGGCTCGATGGCTCTGGCGGGGATTACGGCGGCGGCTCTCGGCTCCGGGCCGCACCTCCCCCCGTCGCCGCGGTGCTACCGAGCGCTCGACCTCGGCTCGCTCGGAGGCCGCCGGACCGAGGGCATCAAGTTCGGGGCCTCGGGGGAAGTCGTCGGGACCTCCGAGACGGGCGAGGTCGACCCCCGGATGGAATCCATGCCCATCGTGCACGGTTTCCGCACCTCGCCCGGACAGCCGATCGACCCAAGGACCGACGACCTGGCCCCGCGGATGTTGGCCCAAGGCCCGCGATGGGTGACCGCCAGGCCGAACGGCATCAATGCCCGGGGCCAGATCGCCCTCAGCTTCGAGGAGCCGGTCCACGCCCCGCACTCGCACTACCATGGCTTCCTGCTCGACGGCGAACGGCTTGTGAAGCTGGCGTGGACCGAGGCGCAGGACGAGCAGCCCGACGCGATCGGCATCAACGACCGTGGGCAGATCGTGGGGATGGGGGGCCGGCTGCGGCCGTCGCCGCAGCCATGGAGCCAGCCTTCCCCCGGCATGGAGCGGTTCGCCTTCCGCGCGCCCTCGGGCCGGGCCATCGATCCCGCTCGCGACGACCTGGGCCACCTCGGAGGGCGAGACCTGAGCCGGGACGTCCTGCAGACGATGCCCTGGGCTATCAACGCGTCCGGCCAGGTCGTGGGCAACTCCCTGGCGCCGGACGGGTGGCCGCACGCCTTCCGAACCGGCCCCGATCGGCCGATCGACCCGGAGACCGACGACCTGGGAACGCTCGGAGGGAACGCCAGCGACGCGCGGGGGATCAACGATGCCGGCCAGGTCGTCGGGTCGGCGTCGATTGGAGGGGTGGAGACCCATGCCTTCCGCACGGGCCCGAATCGGCCGATCGACCCGGCTACGGACGACCTGGGAACGCTCGGGGGGTATTCCAGCGCGGCGCTCGCGATCAACAATCGAGGGGACGTCGTCGGCACCTCGTTCGCCGAGGACTGGAAGCCCCGGGCGTTCGTCTACTCCTCCGGCACGATGATCGACCTCAATCGACGCACGTCCCTGGAGGTCGGCTGGGTGCTCACCGAGGCCCGCGACATCAACGACCGGGGCCAGATCCTGGCCATCGCCGAGGACGGCCGACATGACGACCCGACCGTCCTCCCTCGGCTCAGGACCTACGTCCTGACCCCCGTCCCCGACCCGGTGCCGATGGGCGTGGTGGGGCTGGGGATGGTCCTGACGGCATCCGGGATCGGCCTGTCGCGGATCAAGAAGTAA
- a CDS encoding mechanosensitive ion channel domain-containing protein, translating into MKRALRSLALGLAWVSIWPTYLVLLAQAARLGPWPRNLGILGSTVLHGLALGALIHAVVSWLTRRDGWAERFLDVPPSVCRQVNRAGKFLSAAAAACLIPAYLLTTGEIAPDGRPVAAPAFARLFVLAFELAVWGAAFALLRRGSPLMRWCDLDCRDGEAEAAAGLEGPPDAAAAAPPPAGRAAGPLVAWISRRRALVAWTILASIAGILALDARGYRFTARRLASGATESLLLFVACWATHRGLGRILARHARGALRPRRGRAWASVLTTAARFRPAGRVRVAEGAAPGDEVEGEADDAEELAGRLRQLAGLAVGASFAFGLAWVWELDIALLRFLAGQRLWSVAGDPVTLGDLVRSAVIMSLGGLAWRHMGPLLSVTMLPRIQDDPGVRYAIVTLCRYAALGVATIAALGAIHVGTAQIGMVLAALGVGLGFGLQEIVSNFVCGIILLLERPIRIGDVVTVGGTNGKVDRINIRATTIINGDNQSMIVPNREFITGNLVNWTHKDKILRVSVRVGVAYGTDPERVVELLLAIARDDPEALRYPVPSALLEELGDSALKFVLHAYVPDPSAAGRVKHRLGSEIHDRFAAAGIAIPYPTQELHLARIPDGLARLLGQPDRPPTEDLSTSPAPRRDPAATTPPPSHLADRPARPAAATGDGPLDETADAGRRPPG; encoded by the coding sequence ATGAAGCGGGCCCTCCGGTCGCTGGCCCTCGGGCTGGCCTGGGTCTCGATCTGGCCGACCTACCTCGTCCTGCTGGCGCAGGCGGCGAGGCTCGGCCCGTGGCCGCGCAACCTGGGCATCCTCGGCTCGACGGTGCTCCACGGCCTGGCGCTCGGCGCCCTGATCCACGCGGTCGTCTCCTGGCTCACGCGCCGCGACGGCTGGGCGGAGCGGTTCCTGGACGTGCCCCCGTCGGTCTGCCGGCAGGTCAACCGCGCCGGCAAGTTCCTCTCGGCCGCGGCGGCCGCCTGCCTGATCCCGGCCTACCTGCTGACCACCGGGGAGATCGCCCCCGACGGCCGGCCCGTCGCCGCGCCGGCGTTCGCCCGCCTCTTCGTCCTGGCCTTCGAGCTCGCCGTCTGGGGGGCCGCCTTCGCCCTGCTCCGCCGCGGCTCGCCCCTGATGCGGTGGTGCGACCTCGACTGCCGCGACGGCGAGGCCGAGGCGGCCGCCGGCCTCGAGGGCCCGCCCGACGCCGCCGCCGCGGCCCCGCCGCCGGCCGGGCGGGCGGCCGGCCCGCTCGTCGCCTGGATCAGCCGGCGCCGGGCCCTCGTCGCCTGGACGATCCTGGCCTCGATCGCGGGGATCCTCGCGCTCGACGCCCGCGGCTACCGGTTCACGGCGCGCCGGCTCGCCAGCGGGGCCACCGAGTCGCTGCTCCTGTTCGTGGCCTGCTGGGCGACCCATCGCGGGCTGGGCCGCATCCTCGCCAGGCACGCGCGGGGGGCCCTGCGGCCGCGCCGCGGCCGCGCCTGGGCGAGCGTCCTGACGACGGCCGCCCGCTTCCGGCCCGCCGGCCGCGTGCGGGTCGCGGAGGGGGCCGCGCCCGGGGACGAGGTCGAGGGCGAGGCCGACGACGCGGAGGAGCTGGCCGGGCGGCTCCGGCAGCTCGCCGGGCTGGCCGTCGGGGCCTCCTTCGCCTTCGGGCTGGCCTGGGTCTGGGAGCTGGACATCGCCCTGCTCCGGTTCCTGGCCGGCCAGCGCCTCTGGTCGGTCGCGGGCGACCCGGTCACCCTCGGCGACCTCGTCCGCTCGGCCGTGATCATGTCGCTGGGCGGGCTCGCCTGGCGGCACATGGGCCCCCTGCTCTCGGTGACGATGCTCCCGAGGATCCAGGACGACCCGGGCGTCCGCTACGCGATCGTCACGCTCTGCCGCTACGCCGCGCTCGGCGTGGCGACGATCGCCGCGCTGGGGGCCATCCATGTCGGCACGGCGCAGATCGGCATGGTGCTCGCGGCCCTGGGCGTCGGCCTCGGCTTCGGCCTCCAGGAGATCGTCTCCAACTTCGTCTGCGGCATCATCCTGCTCCTGGAGCGGCCGATCCGGATCGGCGACGTGGTCACCGTCGGCGGGACCAACGGCAAGGTGGACCGCATCAACATCCGCGCCACGACGATCATCAACGGGGACAATCAGAGTATGATCGTCCCCAACCGGGAGTTCATCACCGGGAACCTGGTGAACTGGACGCACAAGGACAAGATCCTCCGGGTGAGCGTCCGCGTCGGGGTCGCCTACGGCACCGACCCGGAGCGGGTCGTGGAGCTGCTCCTGGCGATCGCCCGCGACGACCCCGAGGCGCTCCGCTACCCGGTGCCGTCGGCCCTGCTGGAGGAGCTCGGCGACTCGGCCCTGAAGTTCGTGCTGCACGCGTACGTCCCCGACCCGTCGGCCGCCGGCCGCGTGAAGCACCGGCTCGGCTCCGAGATCCACGACCGGTTCGCGGCCGCCGGGATCGCGATCCCCTACCCCACGCAGGAGCTCCACCTGGCCCGCATCCCGGACGGGCTGGCGCGACTGCTCGGCCAGCCCGACCGGCCGCCGACCGAGGACCTCTCGACCTCGCCCGCCCCGAGGCGCGACCCAGCCGCGACGACGCCGCCCCCCTCGCACCTCGCGGATCGCCCGGCCCGGCCCGCGGCCGCGACGGGGGACGGGCCGCTCGACGAGACCGCCGACGCGGGCCGACGGCCGCCGGGCTGA
- the nadC gene encoding carboxylating nicotinate-nucleotide diphosphorylase: MAEQDQGRPAFGPAEARDAEALIGLALREDLGEAGDITSAATIPEDAAGTARFVARAPGVLAGMPVAALLAGRFRLGEGWRPRMADGQRLRPGDLIAEVSGPVRSILAFERTALNFLQRLGGVATLTARFVDAVAGTRARVLDTRKTTPGWRALEKYAVRCGGGENHRMGLHDAILIKDNHLAWLGARADRPGGAIAAAVARARAFRPAPAFVEVEVDSLEQLDEALRSRPDIILVDNLGAGALAEAVRRRDAAAPGVELEASGGINLETIRALAESGVDRISVGALTHSAPALDVALDLDMPGGR, translated from the coding sequence ATGGCCGAGCAAGACCAGGGGCGGCCGGCCTTCGGCCCGGCCGAGGCCCGGGACGCCGAGGCCCTCATCGGCCTGGCCCTCCGGGAGGACCTCGGCGAGGCGGGGGACATCACCTCCGCCGCGACCATCCCCGAGGACGCCGCCGGGACGGCCCGGTTCGTGGCGCGGGCCCCCGGCGTGCTCGCCGGCATGCCCGTCGCCGCCCTCCTCGCCGGGCGCTTCCGGCTCGGCGAGGGCTGGCGGCCCCGGATGGCCGACGGCCAGCGGCTCCGCCCCGGCGACCTGATCGCCGAGGTCTCCGGGCCGGTCCGCTCGATCCTGGCCTTCGAGCGCACGGCGCTCAACTTCCTCCAGCGGCTCGGCGGCGTCGCCACGCTCACCGCGCGGTTCGTGGACGCCGTCGCGGGGACGCGGGCGAGGGTCCTGGACACCCGGAAGACCACGCCGGGCTGGCGGGCCCTGGAGAAGTACGCCGTCCGCTGCGGCGGCGGCGAGAACCACCGGATGGGGCTGCACGACGCGATCCTCATCAAGGACAACCACCTCGCCTGGCTGGGCGCGCGGGCCGACCGGCCCGGCGGCGCGATCGCGGCGGCCGTGGCCCGGGCGAGGGCCTTCCGGCCGGCCCCCGCCTTCGTCGAGGTGGAGGTGGACTCGCTCGAGCAGCTCGACGAGGCCCTGCGATCCCGGCCGGACATCATCCTCGTGGACAACCTCGGCGCCGGGGCGCTCGCCGAGGCGGTCCGCCGGCGGGACGCCGCCGCGCCGGGGGTGGAGCTGGAGGCCTCCGGCGGCATCAATCTCGAGACGATCCGGGCCCTGGCGGAGTCGGGCGTGGACCGGATCAGCGTCGGCGCCCTGACGCACTCGGCGCCGGCCCTGGACGTCGCCCTGGACCTGGACATGCCCGGGGGTCGTTGA
- a CDS encoding coiled-coil domain-containing protein: MAACGLGLALLCGTPAASPGRADEPRDGARATRPATVAAEAFPLEPAPGQPPPPPPAQADLPPLPPTGQLSRPQPRPPAQAAPPGPSKRASRPRGDRPGATQAGPVEAQPRPEASDAPLDIAALRAETRERIKAIDAPPAAEGHAAEAASPPPVPRDLLLERQARLDEHEKAEATLRELTHPEASPEQLAELARDELRRAREKAAAEPALPAAFRDAAAGTTDAARAEMSRAIEAAKAELKDAQAGLESARVEASKAGPAQQALRGERDSLFQQVAALRAAAQDRSSAVASAASPDARRLARERLTNDRLKAAVAEVRLKIAEARLDRERKLAEVRELNLHVQEARAAASRRVVDRMQARYRTLAESQQRDLKREAETQEARAHQSGDLLDRYRAGRLSELLELEARVVRNEQALADGTKPDFDEQKALADRALDDFEEIKRLLDDHNVSRLDALRLTNDFRRIGPERERLLRNELAQIEAQLQFYENGLSNVELELIEDAEADQAERDALLERLEPSRHPSAREAFAALDLRRRDLLLRRRVALTGLVGRASQTLEQVLRRRRVLEDEYGFIRTHIFWVRDQEPVGPTVVSQAGREVRRLSAGLLHLAEEAGDRKLWGTPSTEFLCATVAALILPLGLFRLRRLLRRRVAHALPPSHLHGDGHGHAAGPAAPAATTIRPQGPGYFTASTTDAGR; encoded by the coding sequence ATGGCCGCCTGCGGCCTGGGGCTGGCGCTCCTCTGCGGCACGCCCGCCGCCTCCCCCGGGCGGGCCGACGAGCCCCGCGACGGGGCCCGGGCCACGCGCCCCGCGACCGTCGCCGCGGAGGCCTTCCCGCTGGAGCCGGCCCCGGGCCAGCCGCCTCCGCCCCCCCCGGCGCAGGCCGACCTGCCGCCCCTCCCGCCGACGGGGCAGCTCTCCCGTCCCCAGCCCCGGCCGCCGGCGCAGGCCGCCCCGCCGGGGCCCTCGAAGCGGGCGTCCCGGCCCCGCGGCGACCGCCCCGGGGCAACGCAGGCCGGCCCCGTCGAGGCCCAACCCCGGCCCGAGGCGTCGGACGCGCCCCTGGACATCGCCGCCCTGCGGGCGGAGACCCGGGAACGCATCAAGGCGATCGACGCGCCGCCCGCGGCCGAGGGCCATGCGGCCGAGGCCGCCTCGCCGCCGCCGGTCCCGCGCGACCTCCTCCTGGAGCGGCAGGCCCGGCTCGACGAGCACGAGAAGGCCGAGGCGACGCTCCGGGAGCTGACGCACCCCGAGGCCAGCCCGGAGCAGCTCGCGGAGCTCGCCCGCGACGAGCTCCGGCGAGCCCGGGAGAAGGCGGCCGCCGAGCCCGCCCTGCCCGCCGCGTTCCGCGACGCCGCGGCCGGGACCACCGACGCCGCCCGCGCGGAGATGTCCCGGGCGATCGAGGCCGCCAAGGCCGAGCTGAAGGACGCCCAGGCCGGGCTCGAGTCGGCCCGCGTCGAGGCCTCCAAGGCCGGGCCGGCCCAGCAGGCGCTCCGCGGCGAGCGGGACTCCCTCTTCCAGCAGGTCGCCGCCCTCCGCGCCGCCGCCCAGGACCGGTCCTCCGCCGTCGCGTCCGCCGCGTCCCCGGACGCCCGCCGGCTCGCCCGCGAGCGGCTGACCAACGACCGGCTCAAGGCCGCCGTCGCCGAGGTCCGGCTGAAGATCGCCGAGGCCCGGCTCGACCGCGAGCGGAAGCTGGCGGAGGTCCGCGAGCTCAACCTCCACGTGCAGGAGGCCCGCGCCGCCGCCTCGAGGCGGGTCGTCGACCGGATGCAGGCCCGCTACCGCACCCTCGCCGAGTCGCAGCAGCGCGACCTCAAGCGCGAGGCGGAGACCCAGGAGGCCCGCGCGCACCAGTCCGGCGACCTCCTGGACCGCTACCGCGCCGGCCGGCTCTCCGAGCTGCTGGAGCTGGAGGCCCGCGTCGTCCGGAACGAGCAGGCCCTCGCCGACGGCACGAAGCCCGACTTCGACGAGCAGAAGGCCCTGGCCGACCGCGCGCTGGACGACTTCGAGGAGATCAAGCGGCTGCTGGACGACCACAACGTCAGCCGGCTGGACGCCCTCCGGCTCACCAACGACTTCCGCCGCATCGGCCCGGAGCGGGAGCGGCTCCTGAGGAACGAGCTGGCCCAGATCGAGGCCCAGCTCCAGTTCTACGAGAACGGCCTCTCGAACGTGGAGCTCGAGCTGATCGAGGACGCGGAGGCCGACCAGGCGGAGCGGGACGCGCTCCTCGAGCGGCTCGAGCCGTCGCGGCACCCCTCGGCCCGGGAGGCCTTCGCGGCGCTCGACCTGCGGCGGCGCGACCTGCTGCTCCGCCGCCGCGTGGCCCTCACCGGCCTGGTCGGCCGGGCCTCGCAGACGCTGGAGCAGGTCCTCCGCCGCCGCCGCGTGCTCGAGGACGAGTACGGCTTCATCCGCACGCACATCTTCTGGGTCCGCGACCAGGAGCCGGTCGGTCCGACGGTCGTCTCGCAGGCCGGGCGCGAGGTCCGCCGGCTCTCCGCCGGCCTCCTCCACCTCGCCGAGGAGGCGGGCGACCGCAAGCTCTGGGGCACGCCCTCCACCGAATTCCTCTGCGCCACGGTCGCGGCGCTGATCCTCCCGCTGGGCCTCTTCCGGCTCCGACGCCTGCTCCGCCGCAGGGTGGCCCACGCGCTGCCCCCCAGCCACCTGCACGGCGACGGGCACGGCCACGCGGCGGGGCCGGCCGCCCCGGCCGCGACGACGATCCGGCCGCAAGGCCCGGGCTACTTCACGGCGAGCACCACCGATGCGGGGAGGTGA